The Criblamydia sequanensis CRIB-18 sequence CCATTCCAAAGGTCCTTCCGGAGAATGGGAATTGACTTCCCCATCATAGCTTGTGATGATAAAAATAAAGCCGAGCCAATCTTCCAATTTCGGGCCAAACCCTGTCCAATTAATGGTTCCTCTTAAAGTGACATCCAAAGCTCTAATACCTGCTTCTTCATAAATCTCTCGCCTTAACGCGGTTTCTACATCTTCACCTCGTTCCATTTTTCCACCGAGTCCATTAAACTTACCCCTATGGTAGTCATGTTCTCTTGCGGTTCTATGGACCATAAGAACTTTATTTCGATCTTTTGACAAGACATAACCCAAAGTCCCAACAATAGGAGTGTATGGCATTCATTCACCTTTGCATCAATTTTTTTACGAATTTTTGAAAGAAGTTTAAACACAACTTGGGTTTTAATCAAAAAAAAGTTTCTTTAAAACGCATTCTCGTTTTAAAAGAGATATTTGATTTTATAAGGAACTCCTAAAAAAATGAATTTTAAAAATTGTTTTTACAATTTATGCGCGGCTGTTTGTTTCTTTCAAGTATTGCCTCTCTACTCTAATGGCGTATTAACTTGGGATGAGGCTGTTTCCGAGATGCTTTCTAATTCCCCAAGGGTTAGAAAAGAAAGCAGCGCCGTTTGCCGAATGAGAAGTTTAAAGACGCAAAGCAGCTACATCCCAAACCCTATTTTTGCCTATAGCGTTGAAAATGTTTTTGGATCGCACCACTGGGCCGGATGGGACTCTGCTGAGTCTCGCTATGAGCTTGAGCAAGCCTTTGAACTTGGCGGTAAAAGAAATTTAAGAATGGCGATCGCGCATTCTCTTTACCTTGCTGAAAAAGCCGATCTGGAGTCATTAACTTTAGCTCTTTTAAACGAGCTGCATGACCTTTTTGTGCAAAACAAAGCCGCTGAGGAGAAATTTTCTTTAAGTTTAGAAATAGAAGCGCTTGCAATTGAGTATAGCCAAGCTATCAATGAAAAGATCGCTCATGGCAAAGGGTCTTGTATAGAAAAAAATAAAGCTGAGATGGCTTTAACTCACGCTCGAATTAAAAAAGAAAAAGCCCTTTTAAACCTTAAAAGAATCCGTGATAAACTTTCTCGAACAATCGGGGTTTGTTTGGATTCTTTTGATTCTGTCGATTATCCTTTCTATGACCTGTTTCCATTTTCAACCTACTGCGACTACGCTTCAAAAATCGATTACCACCCCGAAATTGCAGCCGCAAACTTACGCTTTTTAGCAGCTTGGCAGCAAATCAAGCTTGAAAAAGCTTTTGCGGTTCCCGACTTGACTTTGCTTGTCGGCTATAAAACTAACCGGGAATGCAATGACAAGGGAATGATTTTGGGGGCCGCTTTTCCAATCCCTATTTTCAACCAAAACCAAGGCAATATTTCAAGGGCTAGGTGCGAGTATAGTGAAGCCGACGCTTTTCGAGAGGATCTAAAGCTCTTTTTAGAAAAAAGACTCGCTGATCATCTCTATGAAGGAGAAAGTGCATTGAATGAGGCGCTTTGCATACAGGAAAGCCTTTTAAAAGAAGCTTCTGAATCATATGAGTGCACTGTGGCCGGTTTTCAAAACGGGAAATTTGACGGTTTGCAAGTACTTGATGCTAAAAGCATTTATTTGGAAATTAAAGAAAAATACCTTGACGCCCTCTTGGAGTACCATCTTAAAGTTGGCGATATCGAATATTTAACCAGTAAGGAAGAGTGTCTCC is a genomic window containing:
- a CDS encoding NUDIX hydrolase, with amino-acid sequence MPYTPIVGTLGYVLSKDRNKVLMVHRTAREHDYHRGKFNGLGGKMERGEDVETALRREIYEEAGIRALDVTLRGTINWTGFGPKLEDWLGFIFIITSYDGEVNSHSPEGPLEWIAIKDLNSLPMWEGDKFFLPLVFDEDPRVFHGFMPYENETPLNWTFTR
- a CDS encoding TolC family protein, which translates into the protein MNFKNCFYNLCAAVCFFQVLPLYSNGVLTWDEAVSEMLSNSPRVRKESSAVCRMRSLKTQSSYIPNPIFAYSVENVFGSHHWAGWDSAESRYELEQAFELGGKRNLRMAIAHSLYLAEKADLESLTLALLNELHDLFVQNKAAEEKFSLSLEIEALAIEYSQAINEKIAHGKGSCIEKNKAEMALTHARIKKEKALLNLKRIRDKLSRTIGVCLDSFDSVDYPFYDLFPFSTYCDYASKIDYHPEIAAANLRFLAAWQQIKLEKAFAVPDLTLLVGYKTNRECNDKGMILGAAFPIPIFNQNQGNISRARCEYSEADAFREDLKLFLEKRLADHLYEGESALNEALCIQESLLKEASESYECTVAGFQNGKFDGLQVLDAKSIYLEIKEKYLDALLEYHLKVGDIEYLTSKEECLP